Proteins from one Aureimonas sp. SA4125 genomic window:
- a CDS encoding ABC transporter substrate-binding protein — MHKTTFIKTIGGALLGSLLALNPAAARDLTVVSWGGNYQDAQREIYFKPFAEKSGKPVLDESWDGGYGVLAAKLQAGTPNWDLVQVETEELALGCADGIYETVDWEKFGGKDKFIDSAVSDCGVGAIVWSTGLSYDADKLTTAPASWADFFDTTKFPGKRGLRKGPKYSLEFALIADGVPLADVYKVLATPEGVDRAFAKLDTIKGDITWWESGAQPIQLLASGEVVMTSAYNGRLTGINKSEGKNFQIVWPGSIYAVDSWVVLKGSPNKDAAFDLVAFASAPENQTKLPDFIAYGLPNKAAGEALKPEVAATLPTAPANLDVAMPLDGDFWVDNIEAITTRFNAWVAQ; from the coding sequence ATGCACAAGACCACATTCATCAAAACGATCGGCGGCGCTTTGCTCGGCAGCCTTCTGGCCCTCAATCCGGCTGCGGCCCGCGACCTCACGGTCGTGTCCTGGGGCGGCAACTATCAGGACGCCCAGCGCGAGATCTACTTCAAGCCCTTCGCCGAGAAGTCCGGCAAGCCGGTGCTCGACGAGTCCTGGGATGGCGGCTACGGCGTTCTCGCCGCCAAGCTCCAGGCCGGAACGCCGAACTGGGACCTCGTCCAGGTGGAGACCGAGGAACTGGCGCTCGGTTGCGCCGACGGCATCTACGAGACGGTCGACTGGGAAAAATTCGGCGGCAAGGACAAGTTCATCGACTCCGCCGTCAGCGACTGCGGCGTCGGCGCCATCGTCTGGTCCACCGGCCTCAGCTACGATGCCGACAAGCTGACGACTGCGCCCGCGAGCTGGGCCGACTTCTTCGACACCACGAAGTTCCCCGGCAAGCGCGGCCTGCGCAAGGGCCCGAAATACTCGCTGGAATTCGCCCTCATCGCCGACGGCGTGCCGCTTGCGGACGTCTACAAGGTGCTGGCGACCCCGGAGGGTGTCGATCGCGCCTTCGCCAAGCTCGACACCATCAAGGGCGACATCACCTGGTGGGAGTCAGGCGCCCAGCCGATCCAGTTGCTCGCCTCCGGCGAGGTGGTCATGACCTCGGCCTATAACGGCCGCCTGACCGGCATCAACAAGTCGGAAGGCAAGAACTTCCAGATCGTCTGGCCCGGCAGCATCTATGCGGTCGACAGCTGGGTGGTCTTGAAGGGCTCGCCCAACAAGGACGCCGCCTTCGACCTCGTCGCCTTCGCCAGCGCGCCGGAGAACCAGACGAAACTCCCCGACTTCATCGCCTACGGCCTGCCGAACAAGGCCGCGGGCGAGGCCCTGAAGCCCGAGGTCGCCGCCACCCTGCCGACCGCGCCTGCCAATCTCGACGTGGCGATGCCGCTCGATGGCGATTTCTGGGTCGACAACATCGAGGCGATCACCACGCGCTTCAACGCCTGGGTCGCACAGTAA
- the hisD gene encoding histidinol dehydrogenase, with amino-acid sequence MSASVDLFSRIQSLKTPESGNADGLAVETIVKAIIAAVRTEGDAAVRRYAAEFDKIEMEAFEVTQEERAQALADLDPQTRADTEFAIANVRAFAEAQLATILPLEVEPLPGLHLGHRVIPIRRVGCYVPGGRYPLLSAPVMTIVPAKVAGCAEVIACLPPGAHPAMIAGCHLAGADRIFRIGGAQAIAAMAYGTETIPAVDKIVGPGNAFVNEAKRQVFGPVGIDQLAGPSEIYVVADATGDAEMIATDLLAQAEHDVRTRVGLITTDRSLGEAVIAEVERQLLDLPTASVAGEAWRRMGEVVFCTDEADMIAYSDHIAAEHLQVHTLDPRAFALRLSNYGSLFIGTAASVVYSDKCCGTNHTLPTMGAGRYTGGLWVGSYVKICTHQWLEPAGVAAVAPAAIRQSASEGLEGHRRAAALRPARQQFER; translated from the coding sequence ATGTCCGCTTCAGTCGATCTCTTCTCCCGCATCCAGTCGCTGAAGACCCCGGAATCGGGAAACGCCGACGGGCTTGCGGTTGAGACCATCGTGAAGGCGATCATTGCCGCCGTCCGGACCGAAGGCGACGCGGCCGTCCGGCGCTACGCAGCCGAGTTCGACAAGATCGAGATGGAGGCTTTCGAGGTCACGCAGGAGGAGCGGGCGCAGGCCCTGGCCGACCTCGATCCGCAGACCCGTGCCGACACGGAATTCGCCATCGCCAATGTCCGCGCCTTTGCCGAGGCGCAGCTGGCGACGATCCTGCCGCTCGAGGTCGAGCCGCTGCCGGGCCTGCATCTCGGCCATCGCGTGATCCCGATCCGCCGCGTCGGCTGCTACGTGCCCGGCGGGCGCTATCCGCTTCTGTCGGCCCCGGTGATGACCATCGTGCCGGCCAAGGTCGCGGGATGCGCGGAGGTGATCGCCTGCCTGCCGCCGGGTGCCCATCCCGCGATGATCGCGGGATGCCATCTTGCCGGGGCTGACCGGATCTTTCGCATCGGCGGCGCCCAGGCGATCGCCGCCATGGCCTATGGCACCGAAACCATCCCCGCCGTCGACAAGATCGTCGGGCCTGGCAACGCCTTCGTCAACGAGGCCAAGCGCCAGGTCTTCGGCCCGGTCGGCATCGACCAGCTCGCCGGCCCGAGCGAGATCTACGTCGTCGCCGATGCCACCGGTGATGCCGAGATGATCGCCACCGACCTTCTCGCGCAGGCCGAGCACGACGTGCGCACCCGCGTCGGGCTGATCACCACCGACCGATCGCTCGGCGAGGCGGTCATCGCCGAGGTCGAACGGCAGCTCCTCGATCTGCCGACCGCTTCGGTCGCCGGCGAGGCGTGGCGGCGCATGGGCGAGGTGGTGTTCTGCACGGACGAGGCGGACATGATCGCCTATTCCGACCACATCGCCGCCGAACACCTGCAGGTGCACACGCTCGATCCCCGCGCCTTCGCGCTGCGTCTCAGCAATTACGGCTCCCTGTTCATCGGCACGGCGGCGAGCGTGGTCTATTCCGACAAGTGCTGCGGCACGAACCACACGCTGCCGACCATGGGTGCCGGCCGGTACACCGGCGGTCTCTGGGTCGGTTCCTACGTCAAGATCTGCACGCATCAATGGCTGGAACCGGCAGGCGTTGCCGCCGTGGCGCCAGCGGCGATCCGGCAGAGCGCCAGCGAGGGCCTGGAGGGACATCGGCGCGCAGCGGCCCTGCGCCCTGCCCGTCAGCAGTTCGAACGCTGA
- a CDS encoding cupin domain-containing protein yields the protein MQPGGRILPAIGAGIRELRRRRQLSTRQLAVRSGISHSTISLLERDRLSPSVDTLSAILEAMGSTLTGFFSEVAASLPHSPFYRRDDLAEIGRSDGISYRMVGINHPNRHLLMLHERYAPGADTGKAFSHTAQEAGVVIRGAVEVTVGAEMRTLGVGDAYYFDSQTPHQFRNASGETAEIISAITPPTY from the coding sequence GTGCAACCAGGGGGGCGGATCTTGCCGGCGATCGGAGCGGGAATAAGGGAATTGCGGCGGCGCCGGCAATTGTCGACGCGGCAGCTGGCGGTGCGCTCCGGCATCTCGCACTCGACCATCTCGCTCCTGGAGCGCGATCGGCTCAGCCCTTCCGTCGATACGCTGAGCGCCATCCTCGAAGCCATGGGGTCGACGCTCACCGGATTTTTCTCCGAAGTGGCGGCTAGCCTCCCGCATTCGCCCTTCTACCGCCGCGACGATCTCGCCGAGATCGGCCGCAGCGACGGCATCTCCTACCGCATGGTCGGGATCAACCATCCGAACAGGCATCTCCTGATGCTACATGAGCGATACGCGCCGGGGGCCGATACCGGGAAGGCGTTCTCGCATACCGCGCAGGAGGCGGGGGTGGTGATCCGCGGGGCGGTCGAGGTGACGGTCGGGGCGGAGATGCGGACACTTGGCGTCGGCGACGCCTACTACTTCGACAGCCAGACGCCCCATCAATTCAGAAATGCGAGCGGCGAGACCGCGGAGATCATCAGCGCCATCACCCCGCCGACCTATTGA
- a CDS encoding BMP family ABC transporter substrate-binding protein, which translates to MPISMPFSRRRLLQTGAAFAALPGFMRINPALAADLTVGFVYVGPRDDFGYNQAHAQGAAAIKDMAGITVIEEENVAETDAVTQTMQSMIELDGASLIFPTSFGYFSPFVVDSAKANPDVQFRHCGGLWNKDSDPKNAGSYFGYIGMAQYLSGIIAGHQTKSKKLGFVAAKPIPQVLLNINSFTLGARSVDPTIQTQVIFTGDWSMPVKEAEATNALIDQGADVITCHVDGPKVLVQTAAKRGAFVCGYHTSQAELAPEHYLTGAEWDWATVYRNFVEAAQKGEPLENFVRGGLAEGFVKTSPYGSAVGDAARKQADAVKAEMMKGGFAVIKGPLKDNQGKEVVAAGTDYPETAIELESMDYLVEGVLGSTS; encoded by the coding sequence ATGCCGATCTCAATGCCTTTCTCCCGCCGCCGTCTGCTTCAGACGGGCGCGGCCTTCGCCGCCCTCCCGGGCTTCATGCGAATCAATCCGGCACTCGCTGCCGACCTGACCGTCGGCTTCGTCTATGTCGGGCCGCGCGACGACTTCGGCTACAATCAGGCGCATGCCCAGGGCGCCGCAGCGATCAAGGACATGGCCGGGATCACGGTCATCGAGGAGGAGAACGTCGCGGAAACCGACGCGGTGACGCAGACCATGCAGAGCATGATCGAGCTCGATGGTGCTTCGCTGATCTTCCCGACCTCGTTCGGCTATTTCAGCCCGTTCGTGGTCGACTCGGCCAAGGCCAATCCGGATGTCCAGTTCCGCCACTGCGGCGGGCTCTGGAACAAGGACAGCGATCCGAAGAACGCCGGTTCCTATTTCGGCTATATCGGCATGGCGCAGTATCTCAGCGGCATCATCGCCGGCCACCAGACGAAGTCGAAGAAGCTCGGCTTCGTCGCCGCCAAGCCGATCCCGCAGGTCCTCCTCAACATCAACTCCTTCACCCTCGGCGCCCGCAGCGTCGACCCGACGATCCAGACCCAGGTGATCTTCACCGGCGACTGGTCGATGCCGGTGAAGGAGGCCGAGGCGACGAACGCGCTGATCGACCAGGGCGCCGACGTCATCACCTGCCATGTCGACGGACCGAAGGTGCTCGTCCAGACGGCCGCCAAGCGCGGCGCCTTCGTCTGCGGCTACCACACCAGCCAGGCAGAACTCGCACCCGAACACTACCTGACCGGCGCCGAATGGGACTGGGCCACCGTCTACAGGAACTTCGTCGAGGCCGCCCAGAAGGGCGAGCCGCTCGAGAATTTCGTCCGCGGCGGCCTTGCCGAGGGTTTCGTCAAGACCAGCCCCTACGGCTCCGCCGTCGGCGACGCCGCCCGCAAACAGGCCGACGCCGTCAAGGCAGAAATGATGAAGGGCGGCTTTGCCGTCATCAAGGGTCCGCTGAAGGACAACCAGGGCAAGGAGGTCGTCGCGGCCGGCACCGACTATCCCGAGACGGCGATCGAGCTGGAGAGCATGGACTATCTCGTCGAGGGCGTCCTCGGCTCGACGTCGTGA
- a CDS encoding ABC transporter ATP-binding protein, translated as MTHSYIHFHEVSKSYGPIQVIEQLNLEVEKGEFLSLLGPSGSGKTTILMMLAGFEAPSAGTIWLDGQRIHELPPHQRGMGVVFQNYALFPHMTVAENVAFPLQMRGLPRAEIATRVAAALDRVQLAHLGSRKPEQLSGGQQQRVALTRALVFEPKVVLMDEPLGALDKQLREQMQLEIRALHRRLGLSIVFVTHDQSEALTMSDRVAIFDRGRIAQIGRASDVYDRPASQFVSQFIGETNLLPGTVSGRAGGDMSIDLGGLRIMASPPVAPPADAGAVVVSIRPERLALGEAAAGHVNRLDAMVDDVVYQGDHLRLHLSAGALKLVARSERAGAAPGIGSTTAVGFAAADCSVFPE; from the coding sequence TTGACGCATTCCTACATCCACTTCCACGAGGTCTCGAAGAGCTACGGCCCGATCCAGGTGATCGAGCAGTTGAACCTGGAAGTCGAGAAGGGCGAGTTCCTGTCGCTGCTCGGGCCTTCGGGCTCCGGCAAGACCACGATCCTGATGATGCTCGCCGGCTTCGAAGCGCCGTCCGCCGGCACGATCTGGCTCGACGGCCAGCGCATCCATGAACTGCCGCCGCACCAGCGTGGCATGGGCGTGGTGTTCCAGAACTACGCGCTGTTCCCGCACATGACGGTCGCCGAAAACGTCGCCTTTCCCCTGCAGATGCGCGGCCTGCCCCGGGCCGAGATCGCCACGCGCGTCGCCGCGGCGCTCGACCGCGTGCAACTCGCCCATCTCGGCAGCCGCAAGCCCGAGCAGCTCTCCGGCGGGCAGCAGCAGCGCGTCGCCTTGACCCGCGCCTTGGTCTTCGAGCCGAAGGTGGTGCTGATGGATGAGCCGCTGGGCGCGCTGGACAAGCAGTTGCGTGAGCAGATGCAACTGGAGATCCGTGCGCTGCACCGCCGCCTCGGCCTCTCCATCGTCTTCGTGACCCACGACCAGAGCGAGGCGCTGACCATGTCGGACCGCGTTGCGATCTTCGACAGGGGCCGTATCGCGCAGATCGGCCGGGCATCGGACGTCTACGACCGGCCAGCCAGCCAGTTCGTCTCGCAATTCATCGGCGAGACCAATCTTCTCCCCGGCACCGTCTCCGGCCGCGCCGGCGGGGACATGTCGATCGACCTCGGCGGCTTGCGCATCATGGCCTCGCCCCCGGTCGCGCCGCCGGCGGATGCAGGCGCCGTGGTCGTCTCGATCCGACCGGAGCGACTGGCGCTGGGCGAGGCTGCCGCTGGCCACGTCAATCGTCTGGATGCGATGGTCGACGACGTCGTCTACCAGGGCGACCACCTGCGCCTGCATCTGTCCGCCGGCGCGCTGAAGCTCGTCGCCCGTTCCGAGCGCGCCGGTGCGGCGCCGGGGATCGGCAGCACCACGGCGGTCGGTTTCGCCGCGGCCGACTGCTCGGTCTTTCCAGAATGA
- a CDS encoding 2'-5' RNA ligase family protein, whose translation MTGAAGDVVRTDAGSGAPLILTLRFDDASFAHFHGMRRRHFPPERNFIPAHLTLFHHLPGDRYAEIAEAVASRAARLEPFPLAIRGLRFLGQGTAYAIDSPPLAALRGEFAARWAPHLTRQDMQGFRPHVTIQNKVPPPASRTLFEALSASFLPFEATATGLLLWHYRGGPWEAAGEFAFSGG comes from the coding sequence GTGACGGGCGCAGCTGGCGACGTGGTGCGCACGGACGCCGGGTCTGGCGCCCCCTTGATCCTCACGCTGCGGTTCGACGACGCGAGCTTTGCGCACTTCCACGGCATGCGGCGGCGCCACTTTCCGCCCGAGCGGAATTTCATCCCTGCGCATCTGACCTTGTTCCACCATCTGCCCGGTGATCGATATGCCGAAATAGCAGAGGCTGTCGCGTCGCGGGCGGCGCGCCTGGAGCCTTTCCCGCTGGCGATCAGGGGCTTGCGCTTTCTCGGGCAGGGGACGGCCTATGCGATCGACAGTCCGCCCCTCGCCGCCCTTCGGGGCGAGTTCGCGGCACGCTGGGCGCCGCATCTGACGCGCCAGGACATGCAGGGGTTTCGCCCGCATGTCACGATCCAGAACAAGGTCCCGCCGCCGGCATCCCGGACCCTCTTCGAGGCGCTGTCGGCATCGTTCCTGCCGTTCGAAGCGACCGCGACCGGTCTGCTCCTCTGGCACTATCGCGGGGGGCCATGGGAGGCAGCAGGAGAGTTTGCCTTTTCCGGCGGGTAA